One region of Primulina huaijiensis isolate GDHJ02 unplaced genomic scaffold, ASM1229523v2 scaffold24871, whole genome shotgun sequence genomic DNA includes:
- the LOC140967296 gene encoding rust resistance kinase Lr10-like gives MSSYYDNTSPPSDNTGAARAVGVVVSLIVLAGIVVVSVCCAKKMKGAIVSELRAAVTPPPINHVIQVWEVDAPTMENFFRELAEEKPVRFTAQQLCSFTSNYSIVLGSGGFGKVYKGVFPNGVKIAVKVLNTGGPNKSIEQQFMAEVGTIGRTHHIHLVRLYGFCYDQFMSALVYEFMENGSLDRHLFSNDQELEWAKMHEIAVGTAKGIAYLHEECKQRIIHYDIKPGNVLLDANFSPKVADFGLAKLCNREDTHVTISGYRGTPGYLAPEFMLKNFPITYKCDVYSFGILLFEIVGRRKNTRVGDSGESLDWFPKQVWEEYEKGELQALLEKSGIEEKDMAKAEKTAMVALWCVQDSPEARPPMSGVVKMLEGGVEIMPPPKPFHYLFSVRNNVLQPQTNSGSGSCYTSSEGTNSYWYKETTPIMAKYEITVASL, from the coding sequence ATGTCTTCATATTACGACAATACATCTCCACCATCAGATAACACTGGGGCAGCGAGAGCTGTAGGTGTTGTTGTGAGCTTGATCGTTCTGGCAGGAATCGTGGTAGTCTCCGTGTGTTGCGCCAAGAAAATGAAGGGGGCAATAGTATCAGAACTACGGGCAGCTGTCACCCCTCCGCCTATAAATCACGTGATCCAAGTTTGGGAGGTCGATGCACCAACAATGGAGAATTTTTTCCGAGAATTGGCCGAGGAGAAACCTGTTCGTTTCACGGCTCAGCAACTCTGTAGTTTCACAAGCAACTATTCCATAGTTTTGGGGAGTGGGGGGTTTGGAAAAGTGTATAAAGGAGTGTTCCCTAATGGAGTAAAGATTGCAGTAAAAGTCCTCAACACAGGTGGCCCGAACAAGAGCATCGAGCAGCAGTTTATGGCTGAGGTTGGAACTATTGGGAGGACTCATCACATACACTTGGTGAGGCTGTACGGTTTCTGCTACGATCAGTTTATGAGTGCCCTTGTGTATGAATTCATGGAGAATGGATCCCTGGACAGACATTTGTTCAGCAACGATCAAGAACTGGAATGGGCGAAGATGCATGAAATTGCAGTTGGAACAGCAAAGGGAATTGCTTATTTGCACGAGGAATGTAAGCAGAGGATCATTCATTATGACATCAAGCCTGGGAACGTGCTTCTTGACGCAAATTTTTCCCCCAAGGTTGCAGATTTTGGACTGGCAAAGCTTTGTAACAGAGAAGATACTCACGTTACTATCTCGGGATATAGGGGGACTCCTGGGTACCTGGCCCCAGAGTTCATGCTGAAAAATTTTCCTATAACCTATAAATGTGATGTTTATAGCTTTGGAATTCTGCTTTTCGAGATAGTTGGGAGGAGAAAAAACACCAGAGTTGGGGATTCTGGGGAAAGCCTTGATTGGTTCCCGAAGCAAGTGTGGGAGGAATATGAGAAAGGTGAGCTGCAGGCACTATTAGAAAAGAGTGGAATTGAAGAGAAGGACATGGCCAAAGCTGAGAAAACGGCTATGGTGGCTCTGTGGTGCGTTCAAGATTCACCAGAGGCGAGGCCTCCAATGAGCGGTGTGGTGAAAATGTTGGAAGGTGGAGTGGAAATTATGCCGCCACCTAAACCATTTCATTACCTATTCTCAGTCAGGAATAACGTGCTCCAGCCACAAACGAATTCTGGAAGTGGTTCATGTTACACATCGAGTGAAGGAACTAATTCCTATTGGTACAAGGAGACCACACCGATTATGGCAAAATACGAGATAACTGTTGCCTCCTTATAA
- the LOC140967297 gene encoding splicing factor 3B subunit 6-like protein: protein MAAISLRKGNTRLPPEVNRVLYVRNLPFNITSEEMYDIFGKYGAIRQIRVGTNKDTRGTAFVVYEDIYDAKTAVDHLSGFNVANRYLIVLYYQQAKMGKKFDQKKKEDEIQKLQEKYGIGTPASKDK, encoded by the coding sequence ATGGCAGCAATTAGCCTCCGGAAGGGCAACACGCGCCTCCCGCCGGAAGTTAATCGTGTTCTCTACGTACGCAATTTACCCTTCAACATAACGAGCGAGGAGATGTACGACATATTTGGGAAGTACGGCGCCATTAGGCAGATCCGCGTCGGGACCAACAAGGATACGCGTGGCACAGCTTTCGTGGTTTACGAAGATATCTACGATGCAAAGACAGCCGTCGACCACTTGTCGGGGTTCAACGTGGCGAACAGGTATTTGATTGTACTGTACTACCAGCAGGCGAAGATGGGCAAGAAGTTTGACCAGAAGAAGAAGGAGGACGAGATTCAGAAGCTACAGGAAAAATACGGTATTGGCACTCCTGCTTCCAAAGACAAGTAG
- the LOC140967272 gene encoding uncharacterized protein codes for MENLKKKNWNSVPQFGAWEHEAGAGTNYSMIFSQARANRKEQKNNFTRHSLGNERELLKKTNREDEYGVIDMQKKRKKMWRCLSCCIRF; via the exons ATGGAAAACTTGAAGAAG AAGAATTGGAATTCTGTTCCTCAATTTGGAGCATGGGAACACGAGGCTGGGGCTGGAACCAATTACTCTATGATTTTTTCGCAAGCTCGAGCTAATAGGAAGGAACAGAAAAACAACTTTACACGCCATAGCCTTGGGAATGAAAGGGAACTTCTGAAAAAAACAAATCGGGAGGATGAATACGGTGTG ATTGATATGCagaagaagagaaagaagaTGTGGAGATGCCTCAGCTGTTGTATAAGGTTTTGA
- the LOC140967271 gene encoding dihydropyrimidinase isoform X1, protein MDSSLTTQKIHCKSLLFTPLLVTVIIIILPFAQSNQYCDAGIGYGESTCGVDSPYSSKILITGGTVVNAHHQEVADVYVEDGIIVAVQSNIKVGDGVKIIDATGKYVMPGGIDPHTHLAMEFMGTETIDDYFSGQAAALAGGTTMHIDFVIPVNGSLLAGFDAYVKKAERSCMDYGFHMAITKWDNSVSREMELIVKDKGINSFKFFMAYKGSLMINDELLLEGFKKCKSLGALAMVHAENGDAVFEGQKRMLELGITGPEGHALSRPPMLEGEATGRAIRLAGFVNTPLYVVHVMSIDAMEEIAKARKSGQKVIGEPVVSGLVLDDSVLWDSDFKTAAKFVMSPPIRAPGHGKALQAALSTGILQLVGTDHCTFNSRQKALGIDDFRKIPNGVNGLEERMHIVWDTMVVSGKISSSDFVRLTSTECARIFNIYPRKGAILVGSDADIIILNPNSSFEITSATHHSRSDTNVYEGRKGKGKIEVTIAGGKIVWENEELKVFPGSGKYIEMPPYNYLFDGIEKADLDYLSSLKAPVKRSIQTS, encoded by the exons ATGGATTCCAGTTTGACAACTCAAAAAATTCATTGTAAATCTCTTCTTTTCACTCCTCTCTTGGTTACAGTGATCATAATAATATTGCCCTTCGCCCAATCCAATCAG TATTGTGATGCCGGGATTGGGTATGGTGAATCGACATGTGGGGTTGATTCGCCGTATTCTTCGAAGATTTTGATCACGGGAGGAACAGTTGTGAATGCTCACCATCAAGAGGTTGCTGACGTGTATGTCGAAGATGGGATTATTGTTGCCGTACAATCTAATATTAAG GTTGGAGATGGTGTTAAGATTATTGACGCAACTGGGAAATATGTCATGCCAg GAGGAATTGATCCCCACACTCACTTGGCTATGGAGTTTATGGGCACCGAAACAATTGACGACTATTTCAGTGGACAAGCCGCTGCATTAGCTGGTGGAACTACGATGCATATTGATTTTGTTATTCCTGTGAATGGTAGCTTATTAGCAGGCTTTGATGCTTATGTCAAAAAGGCAGAAAGATCCTGCATGGATTATGGTTTCCACATGGCAATCACGAAATGGGACAATTCTGTGTCAAGGGAAATGGAACTCATTGTTAAAGACAAAG gcataaattcttttaaatttttcatgGCCTATAAGGGTTCACTTATGATCAACGATGAGCTTCTGCTTGAGGGATTCAAAAAATGTAAATCTCTTGGTGCCTTGGCCATGGTTCACGCAGAGAATGGAGATGCTGTGTTTGAAGGACAAAAAAGAATGCTTGAACTCGGCATTACAGGTCCCGAAGGTCATGCTCTTTCAAGGCCACCGATG CTTGAGGGTGAGGCGACCGGCCGTGCTATTCGTTTGGCTGGTTTTGTGAACACACCCCTGTATGTTGTTCATGTCATGAGCATTGATGCAATGGAAGAAATAGCTAAAGCTCGAAAATCCG GTCAGAAGGTCATTGGGGAACCGGTAGTTTCAGGGCTGGTCCTGGATGATTCTGTACTTTGGGATTCAGACTTCAAGACAGCAGCAAA GTTTGTCATGAGTCCGCCTATAAGAGCTCCAGGACATGGTAAGGCTCTTCAGGCAGCTCTGTCGACAGGAATTCTTCAG CTAGTTGGGACAGATCACTGCACcttcaactcgagacagaaagCACTTGGAATTGATGATTTTCGAAAAATCCCAAATGGCGTCAATG GTCTTGAGGAGAGAATGCATATAGTTTGGGATACAATGGTG gtgTCTGGGAAAATATCTTCCTCCGATTTTGTTCGGTTGACGAGCACTGAGTG TGCAAGAATATTCAACATTTATCCGAGAAAAGGTGCAATACTAGTCGGATCAGACGcagatataattatattaaaccCAAATTCAAGCTTCGAAATAACTTCAGCTACTCACCACTCTCGATCCGATACAAATGTTTATGAGGGAAGAAAAGGGAAG GGAAAAATTGAGGTAACCATTGCTGGAGGTAAAATTGTCTGGGAAAACGAAGAGCTAAAAGTTTTTCCAGGTTCTGGCAAGTACATAGAAATGCCACCTTATAACTATCTTTTTGATGGAATTGAGAAGGCAGACTTGGACTATTTATCGTCCCTAAAAGCTCCAGTAAAAAGATCTATTCAAACAAGCTGA
- the LOC140967271 gene encoding dihydropyrimidinase isoform X3, with protein MPGGIDPHTHLAMEFMGTETIDDYFSGQAAALAGGTTMHIDFVIPVNGSLLAGFDAYVKKAERSCMDYGFHMAITKWDNSVSREMELIVKDKGINSFKFFMAYKGSLMINDELLLEGFKKCKSLGALAMVHAENGDAVFEGQKRMLELGITGPEGHALSRPPMLEGEATGRAIRLAGFVNTPLYVVHVMSIDAMEEIAKARKSGQKVIGEPVVSGLVLDDSVLWDSDFKTAAKFVMSPPIRAPGHGKALQAALSTGILQLVGTDHCTFNSRQKALGIDDFRKIPNGVNGLEERMHIVWDTMVVSGKISSSDFVRLTSTECARIFNIYPRKGAILVGSDADIIILNPNSSFEITSATHHSRSDTNVYEGRKGKGKIEVTIAGGKIVWENEELKVFPGSGKYIEMPPYNYLFDGIEKADLDYLSSLKAPVKRSIQTS; from the exons ATGCCAg GAGGAATTGATCCCCACACTCACTTGGCTATGGAGTTTATGGGCACCGAAACAATTGACGACTATTTCAGTGGACAAGCCGCTGCATTAGCTGGTGGAACTACGATGCATATTGATTTTGTTATTCCTGTGAATGGTAGCTTATTAGCAGGCTTTGATGCTTATGTCAAAAAGGCAGAAAGATCCTGCATGGATTATGGTTTCCACATGGCAATCACGAAATGGGACAATTCTGTGTCAAGGGAAATGGAACTCATTGTTAAAGACAAAG gcataaattcttttaaatttttcatgGCCTATAAGGGTTCACTTATGATCAACGATGAGCTTCTGCTTGAGGGATTCAAAAAATGTAAATCTCTTGGTGCCTTGGCCATGGTTCACGCAGAGAATGGAGATGCTGTGTTTGAAGGACAAAAAAGAATGCTTGAACTCGGCATTACAGGTCCCGAAGGTCATGCTCTTTCAAGGCCACCGATG CTTGAGGGTGAGGCGACCGGCCGTGCTATTCGTTTGGCTGGTTTTGTGAACACACCCCTGTATGTTGTTCATGTCATGAGCATTGATGCAATGGAAGAAATAGCTAAAGCTCGAAAATCCG GTCAGAAGGTCATTGGGGAACCGGTAGTTTCAGGGCTGGTCCTGGATGATTCTGTACTTTGGGATTCAGACTTCAAGACAGCAGCAAA GTTTGTCATGAGTCCGCCTATAAGAGCTCCAGGACATGGTAAGGCTCTTCAGGCAGCTCTGTCGACAGGAATTCTTCAG CTAGTTGGGACAGATCACTGCACcttcaactcgagacagaaagCACTTGGAATTGATGATTTTCGAAAAATCCCAAATGGCGTCAATG GTCTTGAGGAGAGAATGCATATAGTTTGGGATACAATGGTG gtgTCTGGGAAAATATCTTCCTCCGATTTTGTTCGGTTGACGAGCACTGAGTG TGCAAGAATATTCAACATTTATCCGAGAAAAGGTGCAATACTAGTCGGATCAGACGcagatataattatattaaaccCAAATTCAAGCTTCGAAATAACTTCAGCTACTCACCACTCTCGATCCGATACAAATGTTTATGAGGGAAGAAAAGGGAAG GGAAAAATTGAGGTAACCATTGCTGGAGGTAAAATTGTCTGGGAAAACGAAGAGCTAAAAGTTTTTCCAGGTTCTGGCAAGTACATAGAAATGCCACCTTATAACTATCTTTTTGATGGAATTGAGAAGGCAGACTTGGACTATTTATCGTCCCTAAAAGCTCCAGTAAAAAGATCTATTCAAACAAGCTGA
- the LOC140967271 gene encoding dihydropyrimidinase isoform X2 has translation MDSSLTTQKIHCKSLLFTPLLVTVIIIILPFAQSNQYCDAGIGYGESTCGVDSPYSSKILITGGTVVNAHHQEVADVYVEDGIIVAVQSNIKVGDGVKIIDATGKYVMPGGIDPHTHLAMEFMGTETIDDYFSGQAAALAGGTTMHIDFVIPVNGSLLAGFDAYVKKAERSCMDYGFHMAITKWDNSVSREMELIVKDKGINSFKFFMAYKGSLMINDELLLEGFKKCKSLGALAMVHAENGDAVFEGQKRMLELGITGPEGHALSRPPMLEGEATGRAIRLAGFVNTPLYVVHVMSIDAMEEIAKARKSGQKVIGEPVVSGLVLDDSVLWDSDFKTAAKFVMSPPIRAPGHGKALQAALSTGILQVSGKISSSDFVRLTSTECARIFNIYPRKGAILVGSDADIIILNPNSSFEITSATHHSRSDTNVYEGRKGKGKIEVTIAGGKIVWENEELKVFPGSGKYIEMPPYNYLFDGIEKADLDYLSSLKAPVKRSIQTS, from the exons ATGGATTCCAGTTTGACAACTCAAAAAATTCATTGTAAATCTCTTCTTTTCACTCCTCTCTTGGTTACAGTGATCATAATAATATTGCCCTTCGCCCAATCCAATCAG TATTGTGATGCCGGGATTGGGTATGGTGAATCGACATGTGGGGTTGATTCGCCGTATTCTTCGAAGATTTTGATCACGGGAGGAACAGTTGTGAATGCTCACCATCAAGAGGTTGCTGACGTGTATGTCGAAGATGGGATTATTGTTGCCGTACAATCTAATATTAAG GTTGGAGATGGTGTTAAGATTATTGACGCAACTGGGAAATATGTCATGCCAg GAGGAATTGATCCCCACACTCACTTGGCTATGGAGTTTATGGGCACCGAAACAATTGACGACTATTTCAGTGGACAAGCCGCTGCATTAGCTGGTGGAACTACGATGCATATTGATTTTGTTATTCCTGTGAATGGTAGCTTATTAGCAGGCTTTGATGCTTATGTCAAAAAGGCAGAAAGATCCTGCATGGATTATGGTTTCCACATGGCAATCACGAAATGGGACAATTCTGTGTCAAGGGAAATGGAACTCATTGTTAAAGACAAAG gcataaattcttttaaatttttcatgGCCTATAAGGGTTCACTTATGATCAACGATGAGCTTCTGCTTGAGGGATTCAAAAAATGTAAATCTCTTGGTGCCTTGGCCATGGTTCACGCAGAGAATGGAGATGCTGTGTTTGAAGGACAAAAAAGAATGCTTGAACTCGGCATTACAGGTCCCGAAGGTCATGCTCTTTCAAGGCCACCGATG CTTGAGGGTGAGGCGACCGGCCGTGCTATTCGTTTGGCTGGTTTTGTGAACACACCCCTGTATGTTGTTCATGTCATGAGCATTGATGCAATGGAAGAAATAGCTAAAGCTCGAAAATCCG GTCAGAAGGTCATTGGGGAACCGGTAGTTTCAGGGCTGGTCCTGGATGATTCTGTACTTTGGGATTCAGACTTCAAGACAGCAGCAAA GTTTGTCATGAGTCCGCCTATAAGAGCTCCAGGACATGGTAAGGCTCTTCAGGCAGCTCTGTCGACAGGAATTCTTCAG gtgTCTGGGAAAATATCTTCCTCCGATTTTGTTCGGTTGACGAGCACTGAGTG TGCAAGAATATTCAACATTTATCCGAGAAAAGGTGCAATACTAGTCGGATCAGACGcagatataattatattaaaccCAAATTCAAGCTTCGAAATAACTTCAGCTACTCACCACTCTCGATCCGATACAAATGTTTATGAGGGAAGAAAAGGGAAG GGAAAAATTGAGGTAACCATTGCTGGAGGTAAAATTGTCTGGGAAAACGAAGAGCTAAAAGTTTTTCCAGGTTCTGGCAAGTACATAGAAATGCCACCTTATAACTATCTTTTTGATGGAATTGAGAAGGCAGACTTGGACTATTTATCGTCCCTAAAAGCTCCAGTAAAAAGATCTATTCAAACAAGCTGA
- the LOC140967221 gene encoding probable serine/threonine-protein kinase PBL3 yields the protein MGICLQKPTKLAPASSGQFSDKIPPGHTTQDNLYSSNQPSHSGLLCSAIAASKFGQFPSSTLRSFTFNDLKNATRNFRFDSLLGEGGFGLVFKGWIDEQTLTPCKPGTGMVVAVKKLKSESYQGHREWLTELNCLSLLHHENLVKLIGYCAESEYRLLVYEYMPKGSLENHLFKKGAQLMTWATRTRIAVDVARGLSYLHSLDANVIYRDLKASNVLLDSEFNAKLSDFGLARAGPKGDRTHVSTRVIGTKGYAAPEYVATGRLTSKCDVYSYGVVLLELLSGKRALGDENVGGADETLVDWAKPFLNDKRKMLRIMDSRLGGQYPKKDAQFLAVLALRCLNTDPRNRPTMSEVVVTLEQLQASIVANRVLVEANKKKYGG from the exons ATGGGGATTTGCCTCCAGAAACCTACTAAACTTGCTCCTGCTTCTTCCGGGCAATTCTCAG ATAAGATCCCACCAGGACATACAACACAGGACAATTTATATTCTTCGAACCAGCCAAGTCATTCAGGCTTATTGTGCAGTGCTATTGCTGCATCGAAATTCGGTCAATTTCCCTCCAGCACTCTCAGATCCTTTACTTTCAATGATCTAAAGAATGCCACTAGAAATTTTCGGTTCGATAGCCTTCTTGGAGAGGGTGGATTTGGGCTCGTTTTCAAAGGATGGATAGACGAGCAAACTTTAACCCCCTGCAAACCGGGAACTGGGATGgtagttgctgtcaaaaaactCAAATCCGAAAGTTATCAAGGCCACAGGGAATGGCTT ACGGAACTTAACTGTTTAAGTCTTCTACACCACGAAAATCTTGTGAAGCTGATTGGCTACTGCGCTGAATCTGAGTACAGGCTTTTAGTCTACGAGTACATGCCAAAAGGAAGCTTGGAAAATCACTTATTTAAAA AAGGAGCACAACTCATGACTTGGGCTACACGAACACGAATTGCTGTTGATGTTGCTCGAGGGTTATCTTACCTGCATAGCCTAGATGCCAATGTGATATACCGGGACTTGAAGGCATCCAATGTACTTCTCGATTCG gaATTCAATGCAAAACTTTCCGACTTTGGTTTAGCAAGAGCTGGTCCTAAAGGCGACAGAACTCATGTTTCAACTCGGGTCATAGGAACCAAAGGCTATGCTGCACCAGAATACGTAGCAACAG GTCGCTTGACTTCAAAATGTGATGTATACAGCTACGGTGTTGTGTTGCTGGAGCTGCTATCAGGGAAACGAGCACTTGGAGACGAGAACGTTGGTGGAGCCGACGAAACTTTGGTGGATTGGGCAAAACCATTCCTAAATGACAAGAGAAAAATGTTGAGAATCATGGATTCAAGATTGGGAGGTCAGTATCCTAAGAAGGATGCACAGTTCTTGGCTGTTCTCGCGCTACGATGCCTCAACACGGATCCCAGGAACCGACCGACCATGTCAGAGGTTGTGGTCACACTCGAACAGCTCCAAGCATCGATTGTGGCTAACAGGGTTTTAGTCGAAGCCAACAAGAAAAAATATGGTGGATAG